Within the Candidatus Eremiobacteraceae bacterium genome, the region GGCGGTCAGCGGGTCAAAGTCTTGCAAGCGCGCACCGAGGACGGCGCGCACGACGCGCTCGCCGCGCCGGGCGATCTGCTTTCGCTGGACGGCGACGGCCCGCTCATCGCGTGCCGGTCCGGCGCGCTGCGATTGTTGCGCGTCGTGCCAGCGGGCAAGCCGCCGATGCGCGGCGCCGATTTCGCGCGCAGCCTGCGATGACCGCGCGCGAAGTCGCGCTTCGAGCGCTTATGCAAGGCGGCGACGCATCCGCAACGCTGGACCGCATGCTTGTTGAAGCCCGCCTTGACGGGCGCGATCGCGCCTTTGCCACCGAACTCGCCCATGGCACGCTGAAACGTCGTCGCACTCTCGCATGGGCGGTGCAGACCTGCCTGAACAAACCGTTCGACAAACTCGACCGCTTGTTGCAGTGGGTGCTGCTGCTGGGCGCATATCAGATCCTGTATCTCGAGCGCGTGCCGGTCCACAGCGCCGTCGACGAAAGCGTCGCGCTCGCGCGCCGGCTCGGACATGCCGGCCTGGCCTCAACAACCAATGCGGTGCTGCGCCGCCTGAGCCGCGAGCGTCCGCAACCGCCGCTGCCCGCTCCCGAAGGCGGCGCGGTTGCGTTGGGCCTGTACGCTTCGTTGCCCGACTGGATCGCGCAATCGTTCATCGACCGATTCGGCTTCGACGAGGCGGTGCGCATCGGGGCCGGCATCAATGGGCCGCCGCGGCGCGCGCTGCGCACGGACTTGTCGCAATGGACCGATGCGCAAGCGCGCAACGCGCTCGAGCAGGCGGGATTTGAGACCGCCTACGGCCAGCTCGGCATTCCCGAATGCATCGTCATCGAGAACGCATCGCGCGGTGACCGCAAAGTCTTCGAACGCTATATCGCGGACGGCCGGCTCACTGTGCAAAGCGAAGAGAGCCAGTTCGCCGTGCAGCTCCTGGATCCGAAAGCAGGCGAGACGATTCTTGACGTGTGCGCGGGACGCGGCGTGAAGACAGGCATGATCGCAGCGCGCATGAGCGGTCGTGGGCGCATCGTCGCGGTCGACGACGACGCCACCAAATTGAAGGCATTGCAGGCCGGCACCGCTCGTCTGGCCACGCCGATCGCCGTGATCCGCGCCAACGCTCGCGCGGACTATGCGACCGGCATCGAGGCGGGCGCGGACGCCGCACTTGTTGACGCGCCATGTTCGGGTCTAGGGATTCTCGGACGCCGCGCAGACGCGCGCTGGCGCAAGGACCCAGGCGATCCGGTGCGCTTCGGCGCCATCCAGCGTGACGTGCTGGCACATGCCGCGGGCAACGTGCGTCCGGGCGGCCGCCTGCTGTACGTGACCTGTTCGACCGCGCGGACCGAGGACGAGGATGTCGTCGACGCGTTCCTGCGTGGCAACCAAGAGTGGCGCGCCCGGCCGCTCGCGTTGCCCGATGCGTCCGGCGTCACACACGCGGACGGCGGCGTATTGAGTGAGCCAGGCATCAACGGCGCCGACGGATTCTTCTACGCGATGCTCGAACGCGCGCCACGATGATCCAAGATGCGCTCGCAGTACGATGGGAATCGCTGGCCATGGCGCTCGGCGCGCTGGCGCTGGCGCTGTGGGCATTTCGTTCACCGGCCGCCGCGCAGCAGGTCGACCAGCCCGAACACAGCGACGCCGTGGTCTTGCGAGTCCAGCGGCCGGGCCAGGGAGCCGATACGCTTGAGGCTCGCGACGGCTGCCTGCTGGGACGAGGGCGCGATTGTGACATCGCCTTTGACGACGCTAGCGTCTCGAAGATGCACGCCCGGCTGCACGTGGCCGAGGGCGTCGCGACCATTGAGGACCTCGATTCCACCAATGGAACCTTGCTCAACGGCAAGCGCCTGGACGGCATGGCGCCGCTGCGCCGCGGGGACAGGATTGGTTTGGGAACCAACCAAATAGTCTACCTAGGAGCGCCATCTCATGAGGATGTCTAGCGCGCTCCGATAGGAAGCGGTTTCGATGGAGGTCGGCGTAGCCACCGACGTCGGCGCGGGGCAGCGGTCGAACGAAGACGCTTGGAGCGCAGAGCAGCTCCATAAGAACGTCACGCTGCTTGCCGTGGCAGATGGATTCGGTCGCGCCCATGGCGTGCCGGCGGCGACGCTCGTGCTCGAAACCGTCCGCGATGCGGTGCGCCGCGAATTGCGCCGCGCCACGTTCCCCTCCCGCACGCTGAGCCCCACCGATGTCCGCCAGCTCTTGGTGAGCGCCTTCACCGAGGCGAACGACCGGCTCTACCGGCTCGGCGGCGGCAGCGACGACTGCGTCACGACCGCCTCGACGTGCACGGCCGTCCTCATCATCAACGATCAGGCCTTCATCGCGCATATCGGCGACTCGCGCGCTTATCTCTTGCGCCGCAACGAGCTCGTCGCGCTGACCAACGACGAGTCGATCGTGCCCGAGCTGGTGCGCAGCGGCGGCCGCACGCCTCGGCCGGGCAAGGGGCGCTCGTCGCGCCCGCTGCTCATGCGCGCGTTGGGCATCGAAGACGCGGTGGCGGTCGCTCCGAAAGTCTCGCACTACACGCTGCACCAACGCGATGCGATCGCGCTGTTGACGGACGGCGCGCATCGCGCCGTGCCGCTCGCCGATCTGCAGCCGGCACTGACCAACCGCGACAGCGCCGACGCGAGCGCGCAGCGCGTCGTCGCGCTTGCACGCATCGCGGGCGGCGCCGACAACGCCACGGTATTGCTGGCTCGCGACGCGACGGTGCACGGCTCGGCGGCGGATCAGGCGCGCGCACCGCGGCGCCGCTTTACGCTTCGGGCGACGCTGCTCGTCGCCGCGGCGCTGCTCATCATCGCGGCCGCGGGAATCATCGCGTGGTGGTTTAGCGACGGCCATCTGTATCTGACCACCGACGAGACAGGCAAGGTCGTCCTGTACGCAGGCTCACCAGCGAGCGTCTATGGCGTTCCACTGCACGTGACGCGGAAAACCTACGATGTGACGGCACAGTCTTTGCCGCCAGCCGCGCAGCACGAGCTCGAGTCTGGCGTGCGGGTGCGTGGGCCGAGCGCCGCCGACGACTACCTGCGCGCGCAACCCCGACACTAGGTGGATGTAGCAGCACGCTGGGCGGCCGCGCCGGCCCCGCTCCGCTCCCTCATGCCCTTGATCGTCGTGCTGGTCCTGGCGGCGATCGGCTTGGCCCTGCTGTTGCCGCTCAACGGCTGGTATCCGTGGTGGATGCTGATCCTCGCGGGCGCATTGTTCGTCGTCTGGCAGGCGACGCCGCCGGACGCGGTCGAGCACGATCGCGTCATCATTCCCATCGTCGCCGCCATCTGCGCCTTGGGCATCCTCGAGATCAGTCGGATCGATCCATATCTCGGACGCCACCAGACCGGGTCGCTCATCGCCGGCTTGGCGATCGTGGTCCTCGGCCAGCGGCTCTTCGTGCAGTATCGCAAGCTCG harbors:
- the rsmB gene encoding 16S rRNA (cytosine(967)-C(5))-methyltransferase RsmB produces the protein MTAREVALRALMQGGDASATLDRMLVEARLDGRDRAFATELAHGTLKRRRTLAWAVQTCLNKPFDKLDRLLQWVLLLGAYQILYLERVPVHSAVDESVALARRLGHAGLASTTNAVLRRLSRERPQPPLPAPEGGAVALGLYASLPDWIAQSFIDRFGFDEAVRIGAGINGPPRRALRTDLSQWTDAQARNALEQAGFETAYGQLGIPECIVIENASRGDRKVFERYIADGRLTVQSEESQFAVQLLDPKAGETILDVCAGRGVKTGMIAARMSGRGRIVAVDDDATKLKALQAGTARLATPIAVIRANARADYATGIEAGADAALVDAPCSGLGILGRRADARWRKDPGDPVRFGAIQRDVLAHAAGNVRPGGRLLYVTCSTARTEDEDVVDAFLRGNQEWRARPLALPDASGVTHADGGVLSEPGINGADGFFYAMLERAPR
- a CDS encoding FHA domain-containing protein, whose translation is MIQDALAVRWESLAMALGALALALWAFRSPAAAQQVDQPEHSDAVVLRVQRPGQGADTLEARDGCLLGRGRDCDIAFDDASVSKMHARLHVAEGVATIEDLDSTNGTLLNGKRLDGMAPLRRGDRIGLGTNQIVYLGAPSHEDV
- a CDS encoding protein phosphatase 2C domain-containing protein; amino-acid sequence: MEVGVATDVGAGQRSNEDAWSAEQLHKNVTLLAVADGFGRAHGVPAATLVLETVRDAVRRELRRATFPSRTLSPTDVRQLLVSAFTEANDRLYRLGGGSDDCVTTASTCTAVLIINDQAFIAHIGDSRAYLLRRNELVALTNDESIVPELVRSGGRTPRPGKGRSSRPLLMRALGIEDAVAVAPKVSHYTLHQRDAIALLTDGAHRAVPLADLQPALTNRDSADASAQRVVALARIAGGADNATVLLARDATVHGSAADQARAPRRRFTLRATLLVAAALLIIAAAGIIAWWFSDGHLYLTTDETGKVVLYAGSPASVYGVPLHVTRKTYDVTAQSLPPAAQHELESGVRVRGPSAADDYLRAQPRH